DNA sequence from the Centroberyx gerrardi isolate f3 chromosome 2, fCenGer3.hap1.cur.20231027, whole genome shotgun sequence genome:
ggaccgtttcttcctctcggccatgactccttcttgttgcaagtttccagcagcgtagacgcagagtttgacgtcatgacacatgagtttttgcaatgcgcatgcgcaactgtcagaaaagcatgccggcatcgataaaaggaattgataacctcggaggcatacgattccgatggatcagacaatttggaaccggttctcaactggaaccggttctcgattcccatccctagcTAACACCATCATCAAAGAACCAACTCATCCCAGCAATCACCTGTTCACTCTCCTCCCATCTGGCAGGCGTTACAGGAACATTTATGCCAGAACATCTAGATTCAGAAACAGCTTCTTCCCTAGGGCCGTCACACAGCTCAACTCTGCCTCCTGACtacaactcccccccccccccccccaattttTCAAGTTTCAGTTGTAACCACATCCACTTCTGAAATGCAGAtaatttggttggttgaacaaatATAGATACAAATATTTGCATCTCCGCACAACCCTAGTTCCTATGATCTGGGGCAACAATACcatcaaacagatttagagCCAGTGGTAAATCACTCAACACACTTACAGTAGCACAACAAACCTCATCAACACCACAAACTGTCACCCTGGTTTCCTACCCTGCATCTGtttctgtcagtctcacctgatAGGTCTCCACAGGCCTGTTCTCCATGTTCAGGTCCCAAATCTTCACCGACAGGTAGTCCCTGGTCATCATGTAGCGCCCGTTGTGGCTAAACTTGACATCCGAGATTGAGGATATGATCTCAGAGAAGAAGGAGCGATTACTGGGATCCTCCGGCTCCTCGAACACTGGACAAGACAAAGGAGGTGGGTGtagatataaaaacaaaaaggtaacTGTGGGATTCTCTGAAGGGCTAGCGTTGGATAAGATGTACTCCAATGACGATCGGGGGCggaaaaaggtgggagacaagactttgacaaagccaatatataaaaaaaaatgagtctcAGTTTTTTCCGcccatttacaattattggtaaacattattttcttcgttccatcagcATATGTTTCCTACGACTTATGCAGTTGTTctaactgaaaggtttaataaacaaaGACAGCGACTGACttaaacaattcagcagcatgactagtttttttttttatatattgtcagaatctgctttgtttacgTTCGGAAGTGTGATATTGAGACCTGTTTCACTATACAATGGCGGAAAAAAACGCAATACTCCAATCAcctctaccagagcaacagataacagagaatctctgattttggggttatatcatggccaggaaactacacaacccaaggtactaccaaagtccAACAGCACTTTAAGCCACTTGTTGAGAAGAGAAATGCGGACTGTTAGTGTCCAGAAATAGAGACTCACATTTCGAGTGCTTGTCACATAGCGCTGATGCCCTCATGTCACACAGACGGATGGTGcctttgctgctgctgtagacGAAGGTGTTGCACTCATGTGGATGaaactctgctgctgtgatcacCTCTGTTAGCTCCTCCATGTTGGCTGGCTTGATGTCAACGATATCTGAAGAGTACAAAGTCAGGAGGAACAAACGGCTTGGTTGCTTAAAACGCACATGACTGTGTGTCACAGTCAAAGAAGCAAGAATATACAGAGCATGTATGCATGCAGTCACCCGCACATGTCCGCTCTTATTGCTCTCATCCAGTCATTTCTAGTAGGGCTGGaagatactgacaaaaacactaattgtgattatttgacagcaTACTGCAATTGCGATTtcaactgcgattcatatcacaGTTTCTGGTCATAAATAAAGGACTTTAaagagtttgagtatgatgaaaggttttcaacaatattgtacttgattcatgaaCCTAGGATTCCCcagagctctaaaacaccttgttcagaaatccattttggaccccccctctctctagtAATAaactgcagcctctgcgatttgaaaattgctgaagttcatattgcaatttcgatTGTTGGCGCTGGCTTTggacagataacagataacgCATTCAGCTGCTTATTTCAAggattatgcacacacacacacacacaaacacacgctcacGCCAGTTTGAGGATACTGAAGCTGCGGTCGGTGATCTCGAGGTTCCAGAGGTTGATGCGGAGGTCGTCTGCAGAAAGGTAAGTCTCGTTGTCGCTGTTGACTGAGATAGAGTTGATGTGGTAGGTGTGGGCGTTGGCGAACACCCTGCGTGGACTGGCTTCCACCATGAGGTCCATGGGTCTGAAAACTGGCACCTGGGACAGCAACAAACAGGATATAATCTGAAGTtactaataataaaaagcaaagcacatgcacacgcgcgcgcacacacacacacatttgtttcattaaaagcactttaaaataaactttacttCAATAACTACAGCATGTTAACCAATGTGAGTATTGTACACTATCCTAAATATTCAAATAGCCAGATTAACTAGGAACAATTATGCAATTCTTCATGTTTTGAATAATTCGCAAAATTAAAACTTGGGTATTGGTTCTAATGGATGTCTTGTTGTCATGCCAACCCATGACCTCTCATGGGGAGGGAAAAGTGACCACTAGCACTCCTGATGATCCTCAGAAAATCCCCATTAATTTTCCCAGTGacatttacaaaataatttGTCACTGAAAATTAACTGCATAAGCATTAAAGGATGCGATTTAAAGGGTACGGTTATAAACTATAACATGCAATACAGTTGTTTACATAGAAACCATGTCATGTTCACATCAATGTACTCTAATATAAATTTGTATGAAAGTCCCTATGGAGACATATAGGTCACCTCACTTGAACTTTCAGCATAaccacccctctctccccctctttctctcacacacaaacacaaacacacacacacacacacacacacacaaacagcgaACAATACTTGCAAAGTGATAAGGTTTCAGGCTGAGGTTAAGCGTTATCTAGTTAGCAgagttcctacacattttccaatTCAATATAGCACACTTTGTTCAGATCTTagtttcttgactggattttcTATTTCAGTATTGCCAATATTCTATGATAATTCATTTTGGAAGGTAAAATTGCAATATATAAAATTGCATATGACGACATGTGCAGCCACTATTTCCAggcctgtgtaggaaccctggcTTGGCTGAGAAATCCCACTTCTTGGAATACCTCTCAGGTTGTGCTAGACACAAGGACTGACCCGCAGTGATGTGACAGTGTTGGGGTCTCTGTAGCGTCCGTCCTCCTCTTTCAGATTATAGCCCTCCGGTCTCTTGTCTCGTTCGCTGATTTTCCACAACTTTATAGTCTTATCTGTCAAAAGGTAAACAACACATTTGCCGTTTTAAAGCCACAAATGCAGTGAAAGCATCAGACACACGTGTTTTCAAATACaccagttattttcaatggcCAAACACACTCAAGGCGTCCAGTGGAGCGTCAAACTGCTTTGATGCGTTGCTCCAAACTGGGTTTGATTGTGGGAGCGTCAGATGCATAATTTTTGATTCATTTCTTATTTGCAGCATTTCCTTGGCAGCTCAGCAAGTCGGCTAGTTTGTAAAGTTTTACAGAAGGGAGATACTGTATACCAGGTAATAGAATTTGTGTCACGCCAAAATATATGACCCAAATACATGACCCATCGCAGTGGCCAAGTGCAGATGCCAGTGCCTTGGTGTTgacgtttcacatttcacaactGCAGTGTGCCAAAGAAGTGTCAAATGAGTTGCATCAAAAGTCACATCCAGTGCATTTCGGCCTTAACTCCttggcaaaaatgtaaaaaatgtaccatgtcataaatgtaatcaatgaaATACAGGCCAAAGCCTTTTTTCCTCCCAAACTAATGATTGTGTCTACATGCACAACAACATTCTAGTATTAGATTATGagaatgtaataaataaaaaccatGTAAACAACATGTACGTTAATCCCATTCAGTTTATAACCAGAGTATCTATATTTGAGATTCAAAACGTGTGATGAGTTTCTCAGGACATATACACACTAATCTGAGTGTCACACAAAATTTTCAAAAAGGTTGTGACACTTTCCCTGCAGCGCTTGTCGAGTTCGGTTCACTTCTACTTTCTTTGATTTCATCCAGTCATCAGGCCTCCCAGAGTGCCGGCACTGGATAATTTGCAAGTTACATGGCAACATAAAACACCATACGACAGATTATGACAGCAGTcaaaaaaaaatggacattTCGTGTAGTCTGTCAAGAAGGGAGCACGACTGCATGAAATCATATCAAAGACCGCAAGGCAGCATGAAAACCAAGACATCCTTTTCCACTACATGCAAAACACCAGCACCCACCAGGTGTGTGCCACAGTGTCAAGGATTAAGTTCCAGTGTTGAAGTATCAGTTTTTTAGAAATCCTCattaaaaccaaaaaaggcATCAACTGGCACCAACTAGCTTATTAACTTGCATCTAGAGTGGTATTCACTGGTTTCACACATACTAAAAATACGAAGAAGCTACCGAAGAGTAGTTGAAAGTAAAATGTAGAAAACTTTTTTTGCCCCCAATAATCTGACAGGTctggcacagaaaaaaaaagtaacattcCCCAAAGATACTCCTTAAATAAATACAGGTATTTTCAGGGTGAGCACAATAATTATTTGGGATGtgcacaagtccattttctcatggTCGACTACTCAGAGATTGGTTTAAATGAATACTCAAATATTCAGTGAGTGAAGCAATTGCATATTATGGACAAAAGGCATCACTTCACATCACTTTCTTCTCTCTACACTTCTGATCAGCTGTATGTCAAGCCCTGTTTACACTATTATATGGTATAAAATAATAGGAAATAACCAGTATGGAaaagactatatatatatatatatatatatatatatatatatatatatatatatatatatatatatatatacacacacacacatatacacatacatatacacatatatatatatagaggggtggttatgtgtgtgtgtgtgtgtgtatgtgt
Encoded proteins:
- the ppp2r2ab gene encoding serine/threonine-protein phosphatase 2A 55 kDa regulatory subunit B alpha isoform isoform X3 encodes the protein MDLMVEASPRRVFANAHTYHINSISVNSDNETYLSADDLRINLWNLEITDRSFNIVDIKPANMEELTEVITAAEFHPHECNTFVYSSSKGTIRLCDMRASALCDKHSKLFEEPEDPSNRSFFSEIISSISDVKFSHNGRYMMTRDYLSVKIWDLNMENRPVETYQVHEYLRSKLCSLYENDCIFDKFECCWNGNDSVVMTGSYNNFFRMFDRGHRRDVTLEASRENSKPLQVLKPRKVCAGGKRKKDEISVDSLDFNKKILHTAWHPQDNIIAVATTNNLYIFQDKVN